The DNA window caaaacaacaaacaaaatcGTTAGAACTTCACTAATTCAAATCCATTTATAATATGTGACTTGAAACATAACTTCTAGACATAGcgtagatttaattttaaccAATATAGGGTATCTTTGAatcacaagaataaaaaagatgaataaaaaaaacataggattctgacaggaatgtaGGGATGggcagaaagctcgtggctcgttagctcgctcgactcgtgacaaacttggctcggctcgactcagctcatttcatttttctaacgagccgagctatcattttagctcgttagagataacgagccagctcgagctggctcgtgagctgctcgcgagcctaacgctagaccaaagacacaagattcaccggtgttcattgatttcacactggaatgcatgtgttcagtacttaataggttcaccatgtgatttgttggtttaaactttaatgtttaaatataatttcatatgatttgcatgtttgaaatgaaaatttgcttgtataacctattgaaaaattatttatgttaatttttttatgcatggctcacgagcctaacgagccagctcgagctttataacaagccgagccgagctgggtttttagctcgttacgataacgggCCGAGCCGAGGCAGCtcattatcttaacgagctggaccgagccgagccgagctgagccgatgcagctcgttatcttaacgagatggaccgagccgagccgaggcagctcgttatcttaacgagctggaccgagccaagccgagccgagccgagctagctcgttatctAGTCCTACAGGaatataagtgtaaaacagaggattgaaaaaacgtaggaatagTCGTTTGATTGGGCCACgggaaaaacacagaaatttgagaagagataaagactcaaaaggattttttttgcatgaggATCTGCCTCtcgttaaatttcctccaaaacttatatgaaAGAggtatttcataggaattttataggatttcatagggttctttataggaaaaattcttataggaatgaaatcctctaaaatttctatgaatttcctttgaatcaaagggggcctaaACATAACAAACAAAGCATGAAATTGAAGGAATCTAGCCAAAGTTTAATCTgaacaaaaatatgataggTGTTTCCTCGGACACAGATTCATTAAAAACTAACTGATATAATTGCTTCAAACATATTAGGCATAATCTAGATTCCATAAGAAACTAACCGAGAGAATTACACCCATATCTAATGGTTAGATCAAAATCCGGAAGCAATAAAAAATCAGTGACAAAATTACCAAAGCTCTACTCTACGCAAAATCTGAATTAAAAAAGTAATTGATGATAAACTTGATGAACTTTATCGGTCAATTCTTGTTCCAAAAATGCCACAAAAACACTCCATCCCTCTCAACTCTCGTTCTTCCGAACACGAAAAGTACGATGTTATTCTCTTCTCTTAATGTCATATGTCTATCTCTCTACTCTTTATGCCATAAAGTACAGAAGACCCAATATACGATGACTTAGCTCAATATGGCCCATTAACCTATATGTGCTCACAAGCGTATAATCCTTCACAAACCAAACTACCAACCCACACGCGGATCCAAATCCATCACATGGAAACATGGACCTAATCGGTGCAGAACCTCCTCATTTCATGTCATTCATCATCTTTATACGATCATGATATAGCATGATCATCCATCGATATCTCCAGGCCGACTATAATCTCGAAAATCACATCCTAATCCCGGTCCCTTATCACTCATCATGATCACCGCCTAACTTCTTCCACATCGAAGATGATGAGGAAAACATATTCTGAATTATTTTTCCAATTTATCCACAATAGTCCAAACAATAATTCTTTTACCAATTATTCATGCTTTTTCCCTTTACCTGTGTTTTCCTTGGCTGATTCTTTAGTTGATTATTATGAAACCAATTTCTGTTGGACCAAATAGCCCGGGGAGTGTCCAATCATCCAATATTCAAATGCATGTGAAGTGTGGATTGCGATGGATGGTTGAGATTGCTTCTTACCAATGGAAGCAACAATACTTGTCCTCTCGACAAGAGCGAACAGGAGCATGTGGGGGCCAACACATGGCACTGATTACGATCAGTTCGTGTTTGTGTACTTGTAGCTCTCCTATTGGAGTCATTGGATGGCAGATTTAGTTAGTGAAGCACGTACACGAATTGAAAAGGAGCACCAAACATATTCAGAAGTACAAAAGTATTTTTTGGATTAGATTTAGGGTAAACTATCGTGTTCATTGTGATGTTGTTGCTTACGCTGACTTTGGAACTACGGTCAGCATTCACTGAAGGATATTGATTGGATattgtattaattatttactacTTCCTTGCCGGCTGGCCCCAGTTAAACAACCCTGCTCTCCTGTTTTGCTTAATTAGTAACTCATTTTGTCTCATCAGTTTTCAGTAGACCTTCTGGATATTTATTAGTACCACCCactattgcaaatttgcaagaCGCCTTTAGCGCCTCACCGAGATGACGACCTGTGTTAGGGACAAAGTGACCACAAAATCCGCTAGCTAAATTGACTCAACAATATCTAACAATTTTGTTGGCATGTAAAGATGGAAAAGTTATGCACCATTGCATGAGCCTATACCCTACTTTCAGTCTAATTTTAAACCAAGATGATTTGATGGATATGATGAGAAGGCGGGCCCctaatcttttcacttatgatgatgcttataagccaaattttaaattttagaacttaaatttgagaatgatttttaggatttttaattgtaatttattgttcagttttatccataaattattttttaatcgttaataaatCGTTTTAGTTATGCTTATTTTCAGCAAATCAACCATGGTTTGAGAAACCACCCTGCGTAATTGCAAAAAGCAGTGCATCTAGTGCAGCGAACATGTCGTGAGAGTGAAGTATCGCTTTGCAAGAAATAAAAACGATCATGATTCAGGGGGAAGAGCCTTCCTCTATTCTTCTTCTCGTTCTCTgtcacacacacactctcttCTGTGGATCTTGTCCCTCTTTATGAAATCATACAGCAGAGCATGGAACAAGACAAATGAGAGCACTGTTGATCCCCACAAGCCAGAAAGGCTCCATCACCAGAGGCTATCCTCTCTTCACAGATCTGGCCATCTGCCAGACTAATGATTGCACCATAAAAATTTCGATCTACACAAGCTCTGCATTTTGTACAGGGTGGATGGGAAAAAGTGAAGAAAGAAGGGAAGCAAATACTGATATGGATCTAGTGGACagctagctagagagagagagatagagagagagcacttatgcaagaaaaaaaacacaattgtTTGCTCTTCAGCACACAGTGGTCATCTAGCACACAAGAAACCCAGCACAATAATCTACAAAACTAGGTTTTGAGACAAGTACAATGCAAGAGGGTGGTCACGATATGAGACAAAGAGAGGAGAGCTCCATGTGTGTTTGGCTTTGAGTCCCATATATGTCATCTCATAGCTCCTGCAGTGCATCAAAGAAGCCTTGATGAGACAACCTGTCGTGCATTCATTCATCTATACTAATGAACTGTGTGTGCCATGTGTGTGGTAGCCGATCGTACGGCTCACTGACCTGCTTGGACTCGGACACGTCGGTGGCCATctcggcgtcgacgacggcggtgctCTTCTTGGCGGCGCCATGGACTCCGCCGACGCAGAGAGGCTTCCGCAGGCCGAGCATCTCCTTCCACCGGCTGGATCCCTTGCCCGACGCCCTGTCGTcgcccccgccaccgccgcggagCTCGTCGCGGAGAGTCGTgggtggccggccggcggtgaAGCCGCCTTCCTTGAGCGGAAGGATCCTGCCCTTGGAGAAGAGCTGGTCGGCGGCCATCATGGGGTGGCTGCCCACCGAGAACTCGAAGTTGACGTCCTCCTCCTGGCACCTCAGGTTCATCGCCCGGTtctgcaccggcggcggctcgacgACGAAGTCGCTGGAGAAGGAGATGCGCGGCCCTAGCGCCGGCGGCTGGCCGCCCCCgaacgccgcgccgccgtccgggTTGTACATGTTGATGCATGCCATCGTGACGCTCCCTGTGGTCGTGGCctctcctcgccgcgcgcTTCTGCTCCCTCCTGTGCTCTCCCTTCTCCTCCACAGTGAGCGCGCAATTCGCTTCGCGTTTAAAGCGGCGCTCGTGCTGTTGAGTGGAACGAAGGCAGGGCACTGTTACGGCTCAAGGGTGGAGTGGCGCTTGAGAGGGAGATGTGGTATATAAAGGAGGGAGACGCGTGACGTGGAGCTCTGGTAGATGGATGAGCGCTGCAGTTGTTTAGCACCGCCCGCGGTAAAATGGTGATGAACCGATGATTGAGTCATCAGGAATCAGGATGTTgactgtcttttttttttaactttttgcctaTTCACAATGGATCAACATTAGAGCAGTTAAAATAGCAGCCTATAAGGCCATTCCTAATCTAATGATTAGAATGGTGtacataacattaaataagttgtcatctaggataaaaaatagataatgtggcaagtgaataaatgaaaaaagagaatgaaaccatgtcttatatcagatatggtttctacacaacatctaagatatcatgtgagataagtaacattaaattaaagtatggAATAGTAGTGTTTACATTGGAAGAGTAATCTccagtactagtttcttgatgatagaGTTTATGGAAACTAGTTTTATGGGTTGAGAATGCactaagccagctataagcatattttaaagagataagagagaagagaagtgagTTACTAATTTGTTATCAGCTGCACACAGGCTCCAggcaaaatgtgtgtatgacatgtgagaccatgtaacatgatattttataggtaactattgaataaattagttattaaattgattatagatcaattgaagctagtagttagctatactattgaacttgctcttagacaGCATGGCCAGTGTGTAACTGTGTCTGGAATAGAAAATGTCAGGATGATCGAAATagttaactatatttttttaaaacactgGCTGAATGCGAATGAACAAATATGTAATACTGACCATATGAAAGGTGTAACTGGAATACAAAATGTCAAATCATATGCggatttatatgtttttttcagcAGACTATTTGATTGTAAATCTGCAAACATGTGTTTCTTGGAATTTACTGCTCTTTTGGTTGTTACTTGCTATTACAATTCAGTGATGATAATTGCTTTCAAGGGCGACAAAagaagattaattaattttggggGAGGGGGCGACAAAATGAGATGGGATCTTCCGAAACCAGCTCTGAATTTTTAATGGCGGCATTGGGATAAGAAGGCTGGCTGGGTTTGTTGATATGCGATCTCGAGAGCATGAATCGCGAGTCTCAATGCGGATCGGATGCATGGACCTACGTGTGGCGCTCATGGGGGAAAGAATCAAGGGCGTCGGTGTgagaaacaatatttttattatcaaacaGTGAGATGGTTGCTTAAATAGGTGGCAAATGCTGGGTTTTGGTTTGACTACGGTCAAAAAAGGCTGTCCAGTTCATGCATTGCTTCGAAGAAGCACTGTGAAGGACGAATTGTTTAAATCACAAGGCAACTTGGTAGTTGGATAGACTGAATTTTGCTAACCCTCAGTTACACCTTACACGTGATTCTAACTCTTATCTCTCTATGAAAGCAAAAGCATGTGCGCTGCAGAACACAAATGCAAGGTCTGGCTGGTAAGCACACCGACCAAAATCAATGAGGTTTACCTTTGAGTCTGAGAGTTCAAAATCATTTCCAATTCCAGACTACATATAACTACAGTGCTCTGAAAGAAACAGATTGAAAAGAGAAAGGGgcctgtttcttttttttaaaaaaaaaaaaaaaggttcctCGTGTTACGTTTATAAAACGGAAAAGATTGCGTACTAAATTACTGATGTCATGTGGTGAgcacatttaactttttttcaacTTCCATCAAGTTAAATCAAACAAGAGATTAAAATCTGTTTGGAAAGCTGAACCTCCCATTATAATATGGTAACTAACAGATGGTGGTGGTAATTAGCACGGTTGATAACATGAACAAACATACATCATCAAAATCGACCCTAGCTAGCGGCGCGTCTAGATTTTGTTTGCAAGTATAAACATCAGTGTTTATCACGCAACGTCTAATAATTGAGTCTAAGGCCAATAAAGATAGTGGGGTTTCTGAGTATGGAACAAGAAGCTAACCTTTTGTGCATTCCCAAATATCCACCCATGATTGCGTGGAGATTAGCAAGGTTCCAATTCGTCCAAGACATCGGTCCTTTTCCTCATTGAACAAATGATGATCCACCACACCACACAAAATCATACCAGGCAACAGTCCGAAGGCATGCGAGACAAGGGAATTGAAGGCACATTTGTTCATGAACCGAATACCAATGAACAAGAAAGCCGTACAGTGGTCGCCGACGTTACGGGGCGTAGGCCGGTGGTAGCTTTCTTGCCCTGGATTAGGGACCAACCGCGCCTGCAAAGACTGGATGTTGAGGACCTGAAGAACACACCAGATGATCCCAGAAAGCGACCTTCCTAACAAATGAATAAGCATGTTGTACAAGTAGAAAGCGACTTCATGGTAAGATCTCCATAGACCATAGTGTAGGGTAACCTCTAATGAAAGCATAGAAGTACGCACTACAGGCAAAGAATCGGAAAAGTTGACCGAAATGCCAGAAACTATGATTATTTGGACCAAGTTATGTAGactggaaaaaaatatatatggggaaAATGCTGGCTTAAGCCAGGGATGGTTAAATCCAGCTCAAATGAAGAAACCCTATATTAAATGACGAGTAGGACACCAATGTAGATATCTCCAAAATTTGTGCAGTTAGCATTCTGGTAGAAAAATGAATACAGAATTCTTTGTAACATTCTATAGagtaaagaaaaggaaaactgAGCTTCGTACAATTGCACACACATGCAGAGTTACCATAAGAAAAACTGGATAGCTTAACCATGTCCGAAAGTGGAATCAGATGGCAACCAACAGGTGAAGAAGGTAGGCACCAAAATCATTTGACCGATACTAGACGGGTTTATTAGTAGTGTGAGCTGGCGACATCGACCTCTCGGAATAGGACCATGTGATCCCCAAGAATCCTCTTCATTTTGGCTCCATCTCCATAACCAATGATAACGAGAGTCCTTGGTCCTGTGCCTCCAACAAGTCACAATGGACCAGTCAAAGAGTTCTTGTTCAACAGTAATGCTTGTCCTATTTGTAATAGATCATAACTATTTAGCTATTAGAAGTAGGACCGTTAAATGATAATGCATATCATGATGCCTCACAGTGACACATGCAAGTAGGTGGAGTGCAGTATGCTTCAATGGTAAATTAAGCGGAAAAATAAAGCAAGAAATACCAGGCATCCTCAATCATAACATTACTCTAAAAAATGTACAACGGTGTCAATTATGCACGGGAACAAGTTATATGCCACAGGCGGAGTTCATGCTATTTGGTATTTATGGCAATAAagagttgaaactgatacaaCAATGACCTATGGTTTAAGGTTAAgctatggttttttttttctgaggaCATGGTTCAGTTTTGTATTGCTGATGTATTATGTCAAATTGTCAATAGAAAAACAGCTGGgattgttataaaatattgatatattgCAACTTTTTTGTCAAATTACAAGTTTGTCAATAATAATTGGTTAAA is part of the Oryza brachyantha chromosome 2, ObraRS2, whole genome shotgun sequence genome and encodes:
- the LOC102720304 gene encoding uncharacterized protein LOC102720304 — protein: MACINMYNPDGGAAFGGGQPPALGPRISFSSDFVVEPPPVQNRAMNLRCQEEDVNFEFSVGSHPMMAADQLFSKGRILPLKEGGFTAGRPPTTLRDELRGGGGGDDRASGKGSSRWKEMLGLRKPLCVGGVHGAAKKSTAVVDAEMATDVSESKQEL